In the Trichocoleus desertorum ATA4-8-CV12 genome, one interval contains:
- a CDS encoding alpha/beta fold hydrolase, producing the protein MTQQLTKTSTFEKLTWTWRGYPIQYTVMGTGQPLVLIHGFGASIGHWRNNIPVLAAGGYRVFALDLLGFGSSAKPDIEYNLELWQALLKDFWEEQIQQPAVFVGNSIGGLLSLMVLANHPEIAAGGVLLNCAGGLNHRPDELVLPLRLVMATFTKLVSSPRFGPLVFNRIRQKHRIRNTLRQVYRNAEAVTDELVDLLYTPSCDEGAQRVFASILTAPPGPTPAELLPQVQCPLLVLWGERDPWTPIRGAEVYRKLSDREPGEDVPPVRFVAIPDTGHCPHDERPEVVNALMLDWLAQMSL; encoded by the coding sequence ATGACCCAGCAGTTAACAAAGACCAGCACTTTTGAGAAACTGACTTGGACTTGGCGCGGCTACCCTATTCAATACACCGTGATGGGCACTGGACAACCCCTAGTGCTCATCCACGGTTTTGGAGCTTCCATTGGCCACTGGCGCAACAATATTCCAGTTTTGGCAGCGGGTGGCTACCGAGTGTTTGCCTTGGATCTACTGGGGTTTGGTAGCTCAGCCAAGCCGGATATTGAGTACAACTTAGAACTTTGGCAAGCGCTGCTCAAAGACTTTTGGGAAGAGCAGATACAGCAGCCTGCCGTATTTGTCGGTAACTCCATTGGTGGTTTGCTGAGTTTGATGGTGCTAGCCAACCATCCAGAAATTGCCGCTGGAGGTGTGTTGCTCAACTGTGCGGGGGGACTCAACCATCGCCCAGATGAATTGGTGCTACCTCTACGACTCGTGATGGCCACTTTCACCAAACTCGTCAGTTCGCCACGGTTCGGCCCTTTAGTGTTTAATCGCATTCGCCAAAAGCATCGGATTCGGAATACGCTGCGCCAGGTTTATCGCAATGCTGAAGCTGTCACGGATGAACTCGTAGACTTGCTTTACACTCCCTCTTGCGATGAAGGAGCCCAGCGGGTATTTGCGTCTATTCTCACGGCTCCTCCTGGTCCCACTCCAGCGGAATTGTTGCCTCAAGTCCAGTGTCCTTTGCTGGTGCTCTGGGGAGAGCGTGACCCTTGGACTCCGATCAGAGGAGCCGAGGTTTACCGGAAGCTGAGCGATCGCGAACCGGGAGAAGATGTGCCTCCGGTGCGTTTTGTCGCCATTCCTGACACGGGTCACTGTCCTCACGATGAGCGGCCTGAGGTGGTGAATGCTCTGATGCTAGACTGGCTCGCTCAGATGTCCCTCTAG
- a CDS encoding GNAT family N-acetyltransferase yields the protein MTVFETPRLLLQQFTLDDVDGLAAMYADPAVMTFLGGPRSYEMTQQHIERIIQNYQDYGFGLWAVIHKGDRRLMGRCGLIPQTIEGQAEVEIGYLLAHAYWGQGLATEAATAIRDYGFNTVGCDRLISLIDPHNLASQKVALRVGLTYEKDVILSDKPIRVYAIYKPVSF from the coding sequence ATGACGGTTTTTGAAACGCCACGTCTGCTTTTGCAGCAATTCACCCTGGATGATGTGGATGGTTTGGCTGCGATGTATGCCGATCCTGCTGTAATGACCTTTTTAGGCGGTCCTCGCTCTTATGAGATGACACAGCAGCATATTGAGCGCATTATTCAAAACTATCAGGACTACGGTTTTGGGCTTTGGGCTGTGATCCATAAGGGCGATCGCCGATTAATGGGACGCTGTGGATTGATTCCGCAAACGATCGAGGGACAAGCGGAGGTTGAGATTGGCTATTTACTTGCCCACGCTTATTGGGGGCAGGGATTAGCGACGGAGGCAGCTACGGCGATTCGAGATTATGGGTTCAATACGGTGGGGTGCGATCGCTTGATTTCTTTGATCGATCCTCACAATTTGGCTTCGCAGAAGGTGGCGCTGCGGGTGGGGTTAACTTATGAAAAAGATGTGATTTTGTCGGACAAGCCGATTCGAGTTTATGCCATTTATAAGCCTGTGAGCTTTTAG
- a CDS encoding SDR family oxidoreductase, whose protein sequence is MASDRKIAVVTGANRGLGLETSRQLAKEGVYVILTSRDQRKGQVVVERLQSEGLEVGYHSLDVTDAASVQQLAQFVRDQFGHLEILVNNAGIGVDFDNGSLFNLQIETLTQTLQTNLYGPILLSQALIPLMQVQGYGRVVNVASGAGQLSEMNSGYPSYRMSKTALNALTRILADELQGSNILVNSVCPGWVRTDMGGPDAPRTPEQGADTIAWLATLPDGAPTGGFFRDRQPIPW, encoded by the coding sequence ATGGCTAGCGATCGCAAAATTGCCGTGGTGACGGGTGCAAATCGAGGTTTGGGTTTGGAAACGTCGCGGCAATTAGCGAAGGAAGGTGTTTATGTGATTCTCACGAGTCGTGATCAGCGCAAAGGGCAAGTTGTTGTCGAGCGGTTGCAGTCTGAGGGTTTGGAGGTTGGGTATCATTCCTTAGATGTGACTGATGCGGCCAGTGTGCAACAACTCGCCCAGTTTGTTCGTGATCAGTTTGGTCATCTAGAAATTCTGGTCAATAATGCTGGCATTGGCGTTGATTTTGACAATGGCAGTCTCTTTAATCTGCAAATCGAGACACTGACACAAACCTTACAGACTAATCTTTATGGCCCGATTCTGCTTTCCCAAGCATTAATTCCGCTGATGCAGGTGCAGGGATATGGCCGTGTTGTGAATGTGGCTTCTGGAGCAGGGCAGTTGAGCGAGATGAACAGTGGCTATCCCAGTTATCGGATGTCGAAAACGGCTCTCAATGCTTTAACCCGCATTCTGGCGGATGAGTTGCAAGGGAGCAATATCTTAGTGAATTCGGTGTGCCCCGGTTGGGTAAGAACAGATATGGGTGGCCCTGATGCCCCTCGTACGCCAGAGCAAGGAGCAGACACGATCGCCTGGTTAGCCACTCTACCAGATGGTGCTCCTACAGGCGGATTCTTTCGCGATCGCCAACCCATTCCCTGGTAA